The Syngnathus typhle isolate RoL2023-S1 ecotype Sweden linkage group LG16, RoL_Styp_1.0, whole genome shotgun sequence genome includes a region encoding these proteins:
- the si:ch211-266g18.10 gene encoding titin isoform X3, giving the protein MADGANSANGPPAAEAGGSIKSKAMMVLNKLRVSVELLVALAALLCWLTVGVVMFNFVEYKAVPDIQHIMSDPLQAAYDAAEEVSHLVNKFQECTPDLSDPMSAATYAMDEIAQAKDKFVQYFSDEEDVSYLSYVDPVVIGRRLFHSTNDFASGLAASLRDTFCAAVDVVLSSITHISEVLCSGKMDLSFMDPVPWCRGVFSCTNDFVCGLLGSIRKFFCGILDSVLDLVKGSVDLSFLDPVAFGRNLVSVTNDTVHKMADGLQEVMSVTKDGVVDIVNDIQEAVYFSPSAALNRTAEIVVEQYQMLANAITGVLPNVTFDPAKTVEDAMLELTSKKDLFVAYMSAMFMGKQAQPVAMPPEDIIPEKGERAAPHSELPMVRRKGEFLPPFAKVVKHETKKQPTPAVKDLLKEKKTDVKHEESLTNKTSEEKPAEKLKAIKKLLKKKTPKSKEETLKELRVEAKTPENTTDAKKPFIVRFSKIQVPKRAVKEKEDVRKPAKEEKKEEETLTEEIKEVKDEALHKRVMPKTLKEVKRPSRKEKEVKKTPKEDKDVKEPSKKATKPPKEVKEPLGKEKEVKKTQKEVKKPSEEVKEPLKEVKEKEVKKPHKAEKVKEISKEDDKPQKEEEIKETMEVVKKPPKEEKDIKEPLKEVKKAPKEEVGAKTLSRKVKEVKKLQKEERHGKETLKELMIPPKEVEEPSKEAKKPPKDVKDPSRKKRAIKKPLKEEKEVKEKAEEDKEHLKEEKEAKETLKELKKSQKEVEKPSKEVKKPLKEVKEPTRKEKAVKKPLKEEKEAKEPSEEIKRHLKDEKDGKEPSRKEKEVKKEDTEVKVTSKEVTKPQKQDKEVKEPPKEAKKPQKEIKEPSKEAKKPPKELKELPSHEKEVRKPKKEEKSVKEVTKDELKVKEDKGVLSKHPKEQKLEEAEKPTSEKLPRKIRTIKEGKEDKRRPREDVDKALKKERPKEVEKPIKEANMSSVVLQETKKPLEGGSEVKDKRTSLKRFFKIHKEVTEAKKAPKDEKEGKTLPDKVLFFRRTSKEALKKTHRELKNETEVKKPPEEGKEIRKHLKEDLQKQEARDSKTTTTKTEEKKPHEELEEEKDIKRSLRKKTAQLKPTRLQKDMKPSQKVHEEPKPSEDKEKKKPPKEVLEIPQKKQVDESLGEDKVITTPLRKERRFLKPREDKDIQKPQEEESKPSEIKEEKKLPKEEDKVETGRSLGEQMEVQKVIKRQTRPQKPSQEDESKPSEMKEEKKPPKEGDKVETGRSLGEQMEVQKVIRRQTGPQKPMEKEPKSTPQEAPEEPKPSEEIPPKEPLKEAKIHTKVDVEEKKPAKKEKQIKVADEAEGRKSLKEKKPPKEEKPEDVISREPEKPSKQKPKGPSKDVLKPSKKEPEKLSKVAKVTTKEDTIDTSKVVKEVKKTPKEKPAPKADVSKKPFRFLRVTKKQIAPVLKKEHVNVTKEKEVPKMKAKPEKEKEVPAKNITSVLKERVKIVPMKKVITRPVKKIQETPAKTPVRIQTKPRVGVKEAGIAPKNATLAREKVKAAPLKKVPTSVEKTEGKKRKATSLLKTKVEHKTAKENQKPTTVTKEKVEEKKATKDDLPKENRVLKEIQEKNKSSKEEEPKADSDDFVPEDDLPYFQCFFVDEDEAQFPFYAFSPLQV; this is encoded by the exons ATGGCTGACG GGGCCAATAGTGCCAATGGGCccccagcagcagaagcaggtgGCTCCATCAAGTCCAAAGCTATGATGGTGCTGAACAAGCTTCGTGTGTCTGTGGAGCTGCTTGTTGCTCTGGCCGCTCTCTTATGCTGGTTGACGGTGGGCGTGGTCATGTTTAACTTTGTGGAGTACAAAGCAGTACCAG ACATCCAGCACATCATGTCCGACCCGCTCCAAGCTGCTTATGACGCCGCGGAGGAAGTGTCCCATCTCGTCAACAAGTTCCAAG AATGTACACCCGACTTAAGTGACCCCATGTCTGCGGCCACGTACGCCATGGACGAAATAGCCCAAGCCAAAGACAAATTTGTGCAATATTTCTCCGACGAGGAAG ACGTCTCCTACCTGAGTTACGTGGATCCGGTGGTGATTGGCAGAAGACTTTTCCATTCCACCAATGACTTTGCGAGCGGGTTGGCGGCGTCCCTCAGGGACACGTTCTGTGCTGCTGTGGATGTCGTGTTATCTTCTATAACACATATCAGTGAAG TGTTGTGTTCGGGTAAAATGGACCTGAGCTTCATGGATCCGGTTCCGTGGTGTCGAGGAGTGTTCTCCTGCACCAATGACTTTGTTTGCGGCCTGCTGGGCTCCATTCGGAAGTTCTTCTGTGGCATCCTAGATTCTGTTCTAGATCTAGTCAAGG GAAGCGTGGACCTCAGCTTTTTGGACCCCGTGGCGTTTGGGAGGAACCTCGTCAGTGTTACAAATGACACTGTCCATAAAATGGCGGACGGCCTGCAGGAAGTGATGTCTGTCACAAAGGACGGCGTGGTTGATATAGTCAACG ACATCCAGGAAGCGGTCTACTTCAGCCCCTCGGCCGCCCTGAACAGGACCGCCGAAATCGTGGTGGAGCAGTACCAAATGCTTGCCAACGCCATCACCGGGGTCCTCCCCAACGTGACCTTTGACCCTGCGAAAACAGTTGAAGATGCTATGTTGGAGCTGACCAGCAAGAAGGATTTATTTGTGGCCTACATGTCGGCCATGTTTATGGGCAAGCAAG cTCAACCGGTCGCTATGCCGCCTGAGGACATCATCCCTGAAAAAG GTGAACGTGCAGCACCTCACTCCGAGCTGCCGATGGTGAGACGCAAAG gtGAATTTCTGCCACCGTTTGCAAAAG TTGTCAAACATGAAACCAAAAAACAGCCGACACCAGCAGTTAAAG ATCTTTTGAAAGAGAAGAAGACAGACGTCAAACATGAGGAATCGCTCACCAACAAAACCAGCGAGGAAAAACCAGCAGAGAAGCTCAAAGCCATCAAGAAACTCCTTAAGAAAAAGACACCAAAATCAAAAG AAGAAACACTGAAGGAGCTGCGAGTAGAAGCAAAGACTCCGGAAAACACAACGGATGCAAAGAAGCCCTTCATAGTCAGGTTCTCCAAAATCCAAGTGCCAAAAAGGGCCGTGAAAGAGAAAGAAGATGTGAGGAAACCTGCTAAAGAggagaaaaaggaggaggagaccCTTACTGAGGAAATAAAAGAAGTAAAAGATGAGGCATTACACAAAAGGGTGATGCCCAAAACTCTCAAAGAAGTCAAAAGACCTTCTAGAAAAGAGAAGGAAGTCAAAAAAACTCCAAAAGAAGACAAAGACGTCAAAGAACCTTCTAAGAAAGCCACAAAACCTCCAAAAGAAGTTAAAGAACCTTTAGGAAAAGAAAAGGAAGTGAAAAAAACTCAGAAAGAAGTAAAGAAACCTTCTGAAGAAGTCAAGGAACCTCTCAAAGAAGTCAAAGAGAAGGAGGTAAAGAAACCTCACAAAGCCGAGAAGGTCAAGGAGATTTCAAAGGAAGACGATAAACCTCAAAAAGAAGAGGAGATCAAAGAAACTATGGAGGTAGTCAAGAAACCACCGAAAGAAGAGAAAGACATCAAGGAACCATTGAAGGAAGTCAAGAAAGCTCCAAAGGAGGAGGTGGGAGCCAAAACACTCTCTAGAAAAGTAAAAGAAGTCAAGAAACTTCAGAAAGAAGAGAGGCATGGCAAAGAAACTTTGAAGGAACTCATGATACCTCCAAAAGAAGTTGAGGAACCTTCCAAAGAAGCCAAGAAACCTCCAAAGGATGTCAAAGACCCATCTAGAAAAAAGAGGGCAATCAAGAAGCCTCtcaaagaagagaaagaggTCAAAGAAAAAGCTGAAGAAGACAAGGAACATCTTAAAGAAGAGAAAGAAGCCAAAGAAACTTTGAAGGAACTCAAGAAATCTCAAAAAGAAGTTGAGAAACCATCCAAAGAAGTCAAGAAACCTCTAAAGGAAGTGAAAGAACCTACAAGAAAGGAGAAGGCAGTCAAGAAGCCTCTTAAAGAAGAGAAGGAGGCCAAAGAACCCTCTGAAGAAATCAAGAGACATCTTAAAGATGAAAAAGATGGCAAAGAACCTtctagaaaagagaaagaagtcAAGAAAGAAGACACAGAGGTCAAAGTAACTTCAAAGGAAGTCACAAAGCCGCAGAAACAAGACAAGGAGGTCAAAGAACCTCCTAAGGAAGCCAAGAAACCTCAGAAAGAAATCAAAGAACCTTCCAAGGAAGCCAAGAAACCTCCAAAGGAACTCAAAGAACTTCCAAGCCACGAGAAGGAAGTCAGGAAACCAAAGAAAGAAGAGAAGTCGGTCAAAGAAGTGACTAAGGATGAGTTGAAAGTAAAAGAGGACAAGGGTGTCCTTAGCAAACATCCTAAAGAACAAAAGCTTGAAGAAGCTGAAAAACCAACCAGCGAGAAGCTTCCCAGAAAAATAAGAACCATCAAAGAAGGCAAAGAAGACAAGAGGCGTCCTCGGGAAGATGTCGACAAAGCTCTCAAAAAGGAACGTCCCAAAGAAGTTGAGAAacccatcaaagaagcaaacatGTCTTCAGTGGTCCTTCAAGAAACTAAGAAACCACTTGAAGGTGGTTCCGAAGTCAAAGACAAGAGGACGTCTTTAAAAAgatttttcaaaatccacaaaGAAGTCACAGAAGCAAAGAAAGCTCCCAAAGATGAGAAAGAAGGCAAAACACTTCCTGACAAAGTACTGTTCTTCAGGAGAACTTCCAAAGAAGCTCTcaaaaagacacacagagaACTTAAAAATGAAACTGAAGTCAAAAAGCCTCCTGAAGAGGGAAAGGAAATCAGAAAACATCTTAAAGAGGATCTCCAGAAACAAGAAGCACGAGATTCCAAGACAACCACGACAAAGACAGAGGAGAAGAAACCACATGAAGAACTTGAAGAGGAGAAAGACATCAAAAGATCTCTCAGGAAAAAGACAGCGCAACTGAAACCAACCAGACTCCAAAAAGACATGAAACCATCCCAGAAGGTCCATGAGGAGCCTAAACCCTCTGAggacaaggaaaaaaagaaacctccCAAGGAAGTGTTGGAGATCCCTCAGAAAAAACAAGTTGACGAATCTTTGGGAGAAGACAAAGTCATCACGACACCCCTCAGAAAGGAGAGAAGGTTTCTGAAACCAAGAGAAGACAAAGACATCCAGAAACCTCAAGAAGAAGAAAGTAAACCTTCTGAGATAAAAGAAGAGAAGAAACTTCCCAAAGAAGAGGACAAAGTAGAGACCGGGAGATCTTTAGGAGAGCAGATGGAAGTccaaaaagtgatcaaaagacaGACCAGGCCTCAGAAACCTTCTCAAGAAGATGAAAGTAAACCTTCTGAGATGAAAGAGGAGAAGAAACCTCCCAAAGAAGGGGACAAAGTAGAGACCGGAAGATCTTTAGGAGAGCAGATGGAAGTCCAAAAAGTGATCAGAAGACAGACCGGGCCTCAGAAACCAATGGAGAAGGAACCCAAATCAACACCTCAAGAAGCCCCAGAGGAGCCTAAACCATCTGAGGAGATTCCACCCAAAGAACCcctcaaagaagcaaagataCACACCAAAGTAGACGTTGAAGAGAAGAAACCagccaagaaagaaaaacaaatcaaggTGGCTGATGAAGCAGAAGGAAGGAAGTCATTGAAGGAAAAGAAACCTCCCAAGGAGGAAAAACCTGAAGATGTCATTTCCAGGGAACCTGAGAAGCCCTCCAAGCAAAAACCGAAGGGACCCTCCAAAGACGTTTTGAAACCGTCTAAAAAAGAACCGGAGAAGCTCTCAAAAGTTGCCAAGGTGACCACCAAAGAAGATACAATCGACACTTCCAAAGTTGTCAAAGAAGTCAAGAAGACTCCAAAAGAAAAACCtgcaccgaaag CGGATGTTTCCAAGAAACCTTTCAGGTTCCTGAGAGTCACCAAAAAGCAAATAGCGCCAGTCCTCAAAAAAGAACACGTCAACGTGACAAAAGAAAAAG AAGTTCCCAAGATGAAAGCCAAACCAGAAAAAG AAAAAGAAGTTCCTGCAAAAAACATCACTTCGGTGCTGAAGGAGAGAGTTAAAATTGTGCCAATGAAGAAAg TTATCACAAGGCCGGTAAAGAAAATCCAGGAGACACCCGCAAAAACAC CTGTTCGAATTCAGACGAAACCCAGAGTTGGCGTCAAAG AAGCGGGGATTGCTCCTAAAAATGCAACTCTAGCCAGAGAAAAAGTGAAAGCAGCTCCATTAAAGAAAG TGCCTACCTCTGTTGAGAAGACTGAAGGAAAGAAGAGAAAGGCCACATCACTCCTAAAGACAAAAG tagAGCACAAGACTGCCAAAGAAAATCAAAAGCCCACAACAGTGACAAAAG AAAAAGTCGAGGAGAAAAAGGCAACTAAAGACGACCTGCCGAAAG AAAACAGAGTCCTTAAAGAGATACAAGAGAAAA ATAAATCCTCAAAGGAAGAGGAACcgaaag CGGATTCTGATGACTTTGTCCCGGAAG ACGACCTGCCCTACTTCCAGTGTTTCTTCGTGGACGAGGACGAAGCCCAGTTTCCCTTCTACGCGTTCTCGCCGCTGCAGGTTTGA